The following are encoded in a window of Streptomyces sp. 11x1 genomic DNA:
- a CDS encoding LuxR C-terminal-related transcriptional regulator produces MSSALLVPPPYGELRETETEADVVVLRCEDPSVSFPVLLDAMGSMSAPVIVVSPHRDAQTVVEVFRGGAGYLVDGDYCTCMLSSAVVAATVGHTSFSPVACAAIRDAARQLPPEHGRATERLRSLLSPRERQIMELLSTGLGAQEIGLRLTLSEKTVRNNLSNIYAKLDARGRTEAVLRWLGAAPGVRV; encoded by the coding sequence GTGAGCAGCGCCCTGCTCGTCCCGCCGCCCTACGGTGAACTCCGTGAGACCGAGACCGAGGCCGATGTCGTGGTCCTGCGCTGCGAGGACCCGTCGGTGTCCTTCCCGGTCCTGCTGGACGCCATGGGATCCATGAGCGCCCCGGTGATCGTCGTCAGTCCCCACCGGGACGCCCAGACGGTCGTGGAGGTGTTCCGGGGCGGCGCCGGCTACCTGGTCGACGGCGACTACTGCACCTGCATGCTCTCCTCCGCTGTCGTGGCCGCCACCGTGGGCCACACCTCCTTCTCGCCCGTGGCCTGCGCCGCCATCCGGGACGCGGCACGGCAGCTGCCGCCGGAGCACGGGCGGGCGACGGAGCGGCTGCGTTCCCTGCTCTCGCCCCGCGAGCGCCAGATCATGGAGCTCCTCTCCACCGGCCTCGGCGCCCAGGAGATCGGGCTGCGGCTGACCCTGAGCGAGAAGACCGTCCGCAACAACCTCAGCAACATCTACGCCAAGCTGGATGCCCGGGGGAGGACGGAGGCGGTGCTGAGGTGGCTGGGAGCGGCACCCGGGGTTCGCGTATGA